From Blastochloris viridis, one genomic window encodes:
- a CDS encoding SIR2 family NAD-dependent protein deacylase has translation MTQIPLPPSFADIRAGFADGRLAPYLGAGVFGPDCAVPTTPLALSHALNAKVAVSGRIRDNLWQTAQFIESRRHRKTLSALMAEIFRPEIAALPLHRYLARLPLPLVVDTWYDSAMRTALIEAGRTDWCEIQGITRAGENGDIWTRAFDPAGNEIDPAAADGVTTVLYKPHGAVGTRGTVLVSDSDYVEVLTEIDIQTPIPAVVKARRAKLGFVFLGCRFDDQMLRIFARQIAKRSAGPHIWVAEDSSLTRNERAFLAEQSIALIDAPLADALAALA, from the coding sequence ATGACCCAAATCCCGCTTCCGCCGAGCTTCGCCGACATCCGCGCCGGCTTCGCCGATGGGCGGCTGGCACCCTATCTCGGCGCCGGCGTGTTCGGGCCGGACTGCGCGGTGCCGACCACGCCGCTCGCGCTCTCTCACGCGCTCAATGCCAAGGTTGCGGTGTCGGGTCGCATTCGCGACAATCTGTGGCAGACCGCGCAATTCATCGAAAGCCGCCGCCACCGCAAGACACTGAGCGCGTTGATGGCCGAGATCTTTCGGCCGGAGATCGCCGCGCTGCCGCTGCACCGGTACCTTGCACGGCTGCCGCTGCCGCTGGTGGTCGACACCTGGTACGATAGCGCGATGCGCACCGCGCTGATCGAGGCCGGCCGCACCGACTGGTGCGAAATCCAGGGCATCACCCGCGCCGGCGAGAACGGTGACATCTGGACGAGAGCCTTCGACCCGGCCGGGAACGAGATCGACCCAGCGGCCGCCGACGGCGTCACCACCGTGCTCTACAAGCCGCACGGCGCGGTCGGCACGCGCGGCACCGTGCTGGTGTCGGATTCCGACTATGTCGAGGTTCTGACCGAGATCGACATCCAGACGCCGATCCCCGCCGTGGTGAAGGCGCGCCGCGCGAAGCTCGGCTTTGTGTTCCTGGGCTGCCGGTTCGACGACCAGATGCTGCGTATCTTCGCCCGCCAGATCGCCAAACGCTCGGCCGGACCGCACATCTGGGTCGCCGAGGACTCCTCCCTCACCCGCAACGAACGCGCGTTCCTGGCCGAGCAGTCGATCGCCCTGATCGACGCACCGCTTGCGGATGCCCTGGCGGCGCTGGCTTGA
- the nifH gene encoding nitrogenase iron protein, with translation MGLRQIAFYGKGGIGKSTTSQNTLAALVEMGQKILIVGCDPKADSTRLILNTKMQDTVLSLAAEAGSVEDLELEDVMKIGYKGIKCTEAGGPEPGVGCAGRGVITAINFLEENGAYDDVDYVSYDVLGDVVCGGFAMPIRENKAQEIYIVMSGEMMALYAANNISKGILKYAHSGGVRLGGLICNERQTDREIDLSEALAKKLNTKLIHFVPRANIVQHAELRRQTVIEYAPQSQQAQEYRTLAQKIHDNCGKGTIPTPVSMDELEQMLLDFGIMKTEEQQLAELAAKEAAKAAAAG, from the coding sequence ATGGGACTTCGACAGATCGCGTTCTACGGCAAGGGTGGCATCGGCAAGTCGACCACTTCTCAGAACACCCTCGCGGCACTGGTCGAGATGGGTCAGAAGATCCTGATCGTCGGCTGCGATCCCAAGGCGGATTCGACCCGCCTGATCCTCAACACCAAGATGCAGGACACGGTGCTGAGCCTCGCCGCCGAGGCCGGCTCGGTCGAGGACCTCGAACTCGAAGACGTGATGAAGATCGGCTACAAGGGCATCAAGTGCACCGAGGCCGGTGGTCCTGAGCCCGGCGTCGGCTGCGCCGGTCGCGGCGTCATCACCGCCATCAACTTCCTCGAGGAGAACGGCGCCTATGACGACGTCGACTACGTCTCCTACGACGTGCTCGGCGACGTGGTGTGCGGCGGCTTCGCCATGCCGATCCGCGAGAACAAGGCGCAGGAAATCTACATCGTGATGTCCGGCGAGATGATGGCGCTCTACGCCGCCAACAACATCTCCAAGGGCATCCTGAAGTACGCCCATTCCGGCGGCGTGCGGCTCGGCGGGCTCATCTGCAATGAGCGCCAGACCGACCGCGAGATCGACCTGTCCGAGGCCCTGGCCAAGAAGCTCAACACCAAGCTGATCCACTTCGTGCCGCGCGCCAACATCGTGCAGCACGCCGAGCTGCGCCGCCAGACCGTGATCGAGTACGCCCCGCAGTCCCAGCAGGCGCAGGAGTACCGCACCCTCGCGCAGAAGATCCACGACAATTGCGGCAAGGGCACCATCCCGACCCCGGTGTCGATGGACGAACTGGAGCAGATGCTGCTCGACTTCGGCATCATGAAGACCGAGGAGCAGCAGCTCGCCGAACTCGCGGCCAAGGAAGCCGCCAAGGCCGCCGCTGCCGGCTGA
- the nifD gene encoding nitrogenase molybdenum-iron protein alpha chain has product MSRDIETDAASKEKLIEDVLSAYPDKFAKRRRKHLAVSKSPTEAAPDGESALSECDVKSNIKSIPGVMTIRGCAYAGSKGVVWGPVKDLVHISHGPVGCGHYSGSQRRNYYNGTTGVDAFVTLHVTSDFQERDIVFGGDKKLEKIIDELEVMFPLSRGITIQSECPVGLIGDDIEAVAKKKNKEINKTIIPVRCEGFRGVSQSLGHHIANDTIRDWVFDKKPIEFEGTPYDVNIIGDYNIGGDAWASRRLLEEIGLRVIGMWSGDATLAEMERAPKAKLNLIHCYRSMNYICRHMEEKHGVHWLEYNFFGPSQIAASLRKIAKEFGPEIEANAEKVIAKYQPMVDALLAKFKPRLEGKSVMLYVGGLRPRHVVDAYTDLGMEIVGTGYEFAHNDDYQRTGHYVKAGTLIYDDVTGYELEKFVEKIRPDLVGSGIKEKYPVQKMGIPFRQMHSWDYSGPYHGYDGFAIFARDMDLAINNPVWGLFTPPWKKSDEKYLEAAE; this is encoded by the coding sequence ATGAGCCGCGACATAGAAACCGACGCCGCCTCGAAAGAGAAGCTGATCGAGGACGTGCTGTCCGCCTACCCCGACAAGTTCGCCAAGCGCCGCCGCAAGCATCTCGCGGTCTCAAAGTCGCCGACCGAAGCTGCGCCCGACGGCGAGAGCGCGCTGAGCGAATGCGACGTCAAATCGAACATCAAGTCCATTCCGGGCGTGATGACCATCCGCGGCTGCGCCTACGCCGGTTCCAAGGGCGTGGTGTGGGGCCCGGTGAAGGATCTGGTCCATATCAGCCACGGCCCGGTCGGCTGCGGCCATTATTCCGGGTCCCAGCGCCGCAACTACTACAACGGCACCACCGGCGTTGACGCCTTCGTCACCCTGCACGTCACCTCCGACTTCCAGGAACGCGACATCGTGTTCGGCGGTGACAAGAAGCTCGAAAAGATCATCGACGAGCTGGAAGTGATGTTTCCGCTCTCCCGCGGCATCACCATCCAGTCGGAATGCCCGGTTGGCCTGATCGGCGACGACATCGAGGCGGTGGCCAAGAAGAAGAACAAGGAAATCAACAAGACGATCATCCCGGTGCGGTGCGAGGGCTTCCGCGGCGTGTCGCAGTCGCTCGGCCACCACATCGCCAACGACACCATCCGCGACTGGGTGTTCGACAAGAAGCCGATCGAGTTCGAGGGCACGCCCTACGACGTCAACATCATCGGCGACTACAACATCGGCGGCGACGCCTGGGCCTCGCGCCGTCTGCTCGAGGAGATCGGCCTCCGCGTCATCGGCATGTGGTCGGGCGATGCCACCCTCGCCGAGATGGAGCGCGCGCCGAAGGCCAAGCTCAACCTCATCCACTGCTACCGGTCGATGAACTACATCTGCCGGCACATGGAGGAGAAGCACGGCGTCCACTGGCTGGAATACAACTTCTTCGGCCCGAGCCAGATCGCGGCCTCCTTGCGCAAGATCGCCAAGGAGTTCGGCCCCGAAATCGAGGCGAACGCGGAAAAGGTCATCGCCAAGTACCAGCCGATGGTCGACGCGCTGCTCGCCAAGTTCAAGCCGCGGCTCGAAGGCAAGTCGGTGATGCTGTACGTCGGCGGCCTGCGCCCGCGCCACGTCGTCGATGCCTACACCGATCTCGGCATGGAGATCGTCGGTACGGGCTATGAATTCGCTCACAACGACGATTACCAGCGCACCGGGCATTACGTGAAGGCCGGCACGCTGATCTATGACGACGTCACCGGCTACGAGCTGGAGAAGTTCGTCGAGAAGATCCGTCCCGACCTGGTCGGCTCCGGCATCAAGGAGAAGTACCCGGTCCAAAAGATGGGCATTCCGTTCCGCCAGATGCACTCGTGGGACTATTCCGGCCCGTACCACGGCTATGACGGCTTCGCGATCTTCGCCCGCGACATGGATCTCGCCATCAACAACCCGGTGTGGGGCCTGTTCACCCCGCCGTGGAAGAAGTCGGACGAGAAATACCTCGAGGCCGCCGAGTAA
- the nifK gene encoding nitrogenase molybdenum-iron protein subunit beta, giving the protein MPQSAEKVLDHAKLFHEPEYQEMFARKREQFECPNSADAVAEQTAYLKSWEYREKNLAREAAVINPAKACQPLGAVFAAAGFEGTLSVVHGSQGCVSYYRSHLSRHFKEPCSAVSTSMTEDAAVFGGLNNMIDGLANAYKLYQPKMLAVSTTCMAEVIGDDLHAFIETARQKGSVPQDFSVPFAHTPAFVGSHVDGYDVAVKGVLDHFWKGKTRVANGKINIIPGFDGFCVGNNRELKRILDVMGVEYTLIQDASEQFDTPSDGEYRMYDGGTKLADVADALNAKATISLQHWCTRKTLDYAADAGQETASFNYPLGVGATDDLLMKISELSGKAIPDSITKERGRLVDAIADSQAYLHGKKYAIFGDPDFVYAMARFVLETGGEPTHVLATNGTTAWAEDMKKLLASSPFGKGCQVWAGKDLWHLRSILFTEPVDLLVGSSYGKFLEKDTGIPLVRLTFPIFDRHHHHRFPVIGYQGALRVLTSILDKVFDKLDADASKPGKDVSFDLTR; this is encoded by the coding sequence ATGCCGCAGTCCGCCGAAAAGGTGCTCGACCACGCAAAGCTATTCCACGAGCCCGAATATCAGGAGATGTTCGCCCGCAAGCGCGAGCAGTTCGAGTGCCCGAACTCCGCCGACGCCGTCGCCGAGCAGACCGCATACCTGAAGAGCTGGGAATACCGGGAGAAGAACCTCGCCCGTGAAGCGGCGGTGATCAACCCGGCCAAGGCCTGCCAGCCGCTGGGCGCGGTGTTCGCTGCCGCCGGCTTCGAGGGCACGCTGTCCGTCGTGCATGGTTCGCAGGGCTGCGTCTCCTACTATCGCTCGCACCTGTCGCGTCACTTCAAGGAGCCGTGCTCGGCGGTGTCCACCTCAATGACCGAGGACGCGGCGGTGTTCGGCGGCCTCAACAACATGATCGACGGCCTAGCCAACGCCTACAAGCTCTATCAGCCGAAGATGCTGGCGGTCTCCACCACCTGCATGGCGGAAGTGATCGGCGACGATTTGCACGCCTTCATCGAAACCGCGCGCCAGAAGGGCTCGGTGCCGCAGGACTTCTCCGTGCCGTTCGCCCACACCCCGGCTTTCGTCGGCAGCCACGTCGATGGCTATGACGTGGCGGTGAAGGGCGTCCTCGACCACTTCTGGAAGGGCAAGACCCGCGTCGCCAACGGCAAGATCAACATCATTCCGGGCTTCGATGGCTTCTGCGTCGGCAACAACCGCGAGCTGAAGCGCATCCTTGATGTGATGGGCGTCGAGTACACCCTGATCCAGGACGCCTCCGAGCAGTTCGACACCCCGTCCGACGGCGAGTACCGCATGTACGACGGCGGCACCAAGCTGGCGGACGTGGCGGACGCGCTCAATGCCAAGGCCACCATCTCGCTGCAGCACTGGTGCACCCGCAAGACGCTCGACTACGCCGCCGACGCCGGCCAGGAGACCGCGAGCTTCAACTATCCGCTCGGCGTCGGCGCCACCGACGACCTGCTGATGAAGATCTCCGAGCTGTCGGGCAAGGCGATCCCGGACTCGATCACCAAGGAGCGCGGCCGCCTGGTCGACGCCATCGCCGACAGCCAGGCCTATCTGCACGGCAAGAAGTACGCGATCTTCGGCGATCCGGACTTCGTCTATGCCATGGCCCGCTTCGTGCTGGAAACCGGCGGCGAGCCGACCCATGTTCTCGCCACCAACGGCACCACCGCCTGGGCCGAGGACATGAAGAAGCTGCTCGCCTCCTCGCCGTTCGGCAAGGGCTGCCAGGTGTGGGCCGGCAAGGATCTGTGGCACCTGCGCTCGATCCTGTTCACCGAGCCGGTCGATCTTCTGGTCGGCAGCTCCTACGGCAAGTTCCTGGAGAAGGACACCGGCATCCCGCTGGTGCGCCTCACCTTCCCGATCTTCGACCGTCACCACCACCACCGCTTCCCGGTCATCGGCTACCAGGGTGCCCTGCGCGTGCTGACGTCGATCCTCGACAAGGTGTTCGACAAGCTCGACGCCGACGCCTCCAAGCCCGGCAAGGACGTCTCGTTCGACCTGACGCGCTGA
- a CDS encoding ferredoxin family protein has product MVEPPKVDEPRVEDKLFQNRYLVDAGRPHVKIKAHLEPSPELLALIKICPARCYELNAKGQVEVTPDGCMECGTCRVIAEPSGAIEWGYPRGGYGVLFKFG; this is encoded by the coding sequence ATGGTGGAACCCCCGAAAGTCGACGAGCCGCGGGTCGAGGACAAGCTGTTCCAGAACCGCTATTTGGTCGATGCCGGCCGCCCGCACGTCAAGATCAAGGCGCACCTCGAGCCCTCACCCGAGCTGCTCGCCTTGATCAAGATCTGTCCGGCGCGCTGCTACGAGCTCAACGCCAAGGGCCAGGTCGAGGTGACGCCGGACGGCTGCATGGAATGCGGCACCTGCCGGGTGATCGCCGAACCGTCCGGTGCCATCGAGTGGGGCTATCCCCGCGGCGGTTACGGCGTGTTGTTCAAGTTCGGCTGA
- a CDS encoding 2Fe-2S iron-sulfur cluster-binding protein, giving the protein MPNVTFSSPSLHKDVTIYAVAGDRGTILALAQKHSIPIPFDCQNGECASCLIEVVPLSGKVMGMDLTEKEKTVLKSLGKISAEEIKRAENDDIPPRYRLACQTIIRDEDILVRFSGEPGGA; this is encoded by the coding sequence ATGCCCAATGTCACGTTTTCATCGCCTAGCCTTCACAAGGACGTCACCATCTATGCAGTCGCCGGCGATCGCGGCACCATCCTGGCGCTCGCCCAAAAGCACAGCATCCCAATCCCGTTCGACTGTCAGAACGGCGAATGCGCGTCCTGCCTGATCGAGGTGGTGCCGCTGTCGGGCAAAGTCATGGGCATGGACCTCACCGAAAAGGAGAAGACCGTACTGAAGTCGCTCGGCAAGATCTCGGCGGAGGAGATCAAGCGCGCCGAGAACGACGACATCCCGCCGCGCTATCGTCTGGCCTGCCAGACCATCATTCGCGACGAGGATATCCTGGTGCGCTTCTCCGGCGAACCCGGCGGCGCGTAA